One Tamlana carrageenivorans genomic region harbors:
- the rny gene encoding ribonuclease Y: MYNSIIFVVGGVVLGLAIGFIIAKTLEKKNASKLVKEAKKNAALILKEAKSEGENLKKDKILQAKEKFIELKSEHEKVILSRDKKMAEAEKRTRDKESQVSSELSKSKKLNESLENKIKDYHHRLDVVEKKQEEVDRLHKSQVQQLEVISSLSAEEAKAQLVESLKGEAKNDAMAFVQNALEEAKLTAEQDAKKIIINTIQRIGTEEAVDNCVSVFNIESDDVKGRIIGREGRNIRAIEAATGVEIIVDDTPEAIILSCFDSVRREVARLSLHKLVTDGRIHPARIEEVVKKTQKQIEQEIIEVGKRTVIDLGIHNLHPELIKMVGRMKYRSSYGQNLLQHSREVAKLCGVMAAELGLNPKLAKRAGLLHDIGKVPDAEADMETPHAILGMQWAEKFNEKDEVCNAIGAHHDEIEMKSLLAPIIQVCDAISGARPGARRQVLDSYIQRLKDLEDIAFGFSGVKKAYAIQAGRELRVIVESEKVDDQKASELSFSISQKVQTDMTYPGQVKVTVIRETRAVNIAK; the protein is encoded by the coding sequence ATGTATAACTCAATTATATTTGTAGTAGGAGGTGTCGTTTTAGGGCTTGCAATAGGCTTTATAATAGCAAAGACACTAGAGAAAAAAAATGCTTCTAAACTAGTAAAAGAAGCGAAAAAAAATGCCGCTTTAATACTTAAAGAAGCGAAAAGTGAAGGTGAAAACCTTAAAAAAGATAAAATACTTCAGGCGAAAGAAAAATTTATAGAGCTCAAGTCAGAGCATGAGAAAGTAATCTTATCACGTGATAAGAAAATGGCTGAAGCCGAAAAACGTACTAGAGATAAGGAATCTCAAGTGTCTAGTGAACTTTCCAAATCTAAGAAACTTAACGAAAGTCTTGAAAATAAAATAAAAGATTACCACCACAGGCTAGATGTTGTTGAGAAAAAGCAGGAAGAAGTCGATCGTTTACATAAAAGTCAAGTACAACAACTAGAGGTGATTTCTAGTCTTTCTGCGGAAGAAGCTAAAGCACAGTTGGTAGAATCTTTAAAAGGTGAAGCTAAAAATGATGCCATGGCTTTCGTTCAAAATGCTTTAGAAGAAGCAAAATTAACGGCCGAACAAGATGCTAAGAAAATAATAATCAATACCATTCAGCGTATTGGTACCGAGGAAGCTGTAGATAACTGTGTGTCTGTATTTAATATAGAATCAGACGATGTAAAAGGACGTATTATTGGTCGTGAAGGGCGTAATATTAGAGCCATTGAAGCTGCTACGGGGGTAGAAATTATTGTAGATGATACACCTGAAGCAATTATTTTATCTTGTTTTGATTCTGTAAGACGAGAAGTAGCTCGTTTGTCTCTTCATAAGCTTGTGACCGATGGCAGAATCCACCCAGCACGTATTGAAGAAGTGGTTAAGAAAACACAGAAACAAATTGAACAAGAAATTATTGAAGTTGGTAAACGTACCGTAATAGATTTAGGAATTCACAACCTGCATCCCGAACTTATTAAAATGGTAGGTAGAATGAAATACCGTTCTTCTTACGGACAAAATTTATTACAACACTCCCGTGAAGTTGCCAAACTTTGTGGTGTAATGGCTGCCGAACTTGGTTTAAATCCGAAATTAGCGAAACGCGCTGGATTACTCCACGATATCGGAAAAGTGCCAGATGCAGAAGCAGATATGGAAACACCTCACGCTATTTTAGGTATGCAATGGGCTGAGAAGTTTAATGAGAAAGATGAAGTGTGTAACGCTATTGGGGCACACCACGATGAAATTGAAATGAAATCATTATTGGCACCAATTATTCAAGTTTGTGATGCCATTTCAGGAGCAAGACCAGGAGCAAGACGCCAGGTTTTAGACAGTTATATTCAACGTTTAAAAGATTTAGAAGATATTGCATTCGGATTCTCAGGCGTTAAAAAAGCATACGCGATTCAAGCGGGTAGAGAACTACGTGTTATTGTTGAAAGTGAAAAAGTAGACGATCAAAAGGCTTCTGAATTGTCATTTAGTATTTCGCAAAAAGTTCAAACCGATATGACTTACCCAGGACAAGTAAAAGTAACTGTTATTAGAGAAACCAGAGCAGTTAATATTGCCAAGTAA
- a CDS encoding Smr/MutS family protein, giving the protein MSFKIGDHVLVLDEDISGTITQIKAQTITIETEDGFLLEFQSNELVKSQKEAALTGLFSKTTIHSVISEKEQPKRKHQAKKRAKDRYEPTMEVDLHIHQLIKSSRGMTNHDMLTLQLDTARHKLDFAISKRIQKIVFIHGVGEGVLKTELEYLFGRYNNVKFYDANYQKYGLGATEVYIYQNVSAD; this is encoded by the coding sequence ATGAGTTTTAAAATAGGTGACCATGTTTTGGTTTTGGATGAGGATATTTCTGGAACTATAACACAAATTAAAGCACAAACCATCACTATAGAAACCGAAGATGGCTTTTTGTTAGAATTCCAGAGTAATGAACTGGTTAAAAGCCAAAAAGAAGCCGCTTTAACGGGTTTATTTTCCAAAACGACTATCCATTCAGTCATTTCGGAAAAGGAACAACCTAAGCGCAAGCATCAGGCTAAAAAGCGTGCAAAAGACCGGTACGAGCCAACTATGGAGGTTGATTTACACATTCATCAATTGATAAAATCTAGCCGAGGGATGACTAATCATGATATGCTGACCTTGCAATTAGATACCGCCAGACATAAACTAGATTTCGCTATTTCAAAACGTATTCAAAAAATAGTGTTTATCCACGGCGTGGGTGAGGGGGTGCTTAAAACAGAATTGGAGTATTTGTTCGGACGCTACAACAATGTTAAATTTTACGATGCTAATTACCAGAAATACGGTCTAGGAGCCACCGAAGTTTATATTTACCAAAATGTTTCAGCCGATTAG
- a CDS encoding PorP/SprF family type IX secretion system membrane protein, translating into MQIRKFIIYLVLMVVVKSYGQELNLPVFTQYLADNNFVISPTYAGIGDNVKLRFNGLTQWVGIENAPDNQAFYGDIRIADRTGVGLTLYNDRNGNTLQSGLKISFAHHIILDYYSKQYLSFGLSYNMNSFKLNVNNFDGGYENPILDAFVSDDRRTTNHNFDVGLLYRNKGYFLSFNANNILPKDIDEAIRTLEPNLLLNYQIYSGITLGRKYGRIEYEPSVFYQMFSSDKRSSTDVNFKVRAYNRKEDYIWGGVSYRFLNDQFLNPLSIGPMAGFQKGMFYFGYAYQVTTNDIGAYNSGTHLVTIGLNFLQGISNCPCTQSPIHY; encoded by the coding sequence ATGCAAATAAGAAAATTTATTATATATCTAGTACTCATGGTCGTAGTTAAAAGCTATGGCCAAGAGTTAAATTTACCTGTATTTACACAGTATTTAGCAGATAATAATTTCGTGATATCTCCAACCTATGCCGGTATTGGTGATAATGTTAAGCTTAGATTTAATGGTTTAACCCAGTGGGTAGGAATTGAAAATGCGCCAGATAACCAGGCGTTTTATGGGGATATTAGAATTGCCGATAGAACGGGAGTAGGGTTAACTTTGTATAACGATAGAAATGGAAATACACTCCAGTCGGGTTTAAAAATTTCTTTTGCACACCATATTATATTGGATTATTATTCAAAGCAATATTTGTCCTTTGGTTTATCGTATAATATGAATAGTTTTAAGCTAAATGTGAATAATTTTGATGGCGGTTATGAAAATCCGATATTGGATGCCTTTGTTTCCGACGATCGCCGAACTACTAATCATAACTTCGATGTAGGATTGCTTTATAGAAATAAAGGGTATTTTTTAAGTTTTAATGCTAACAACATTTTACCCAAAGATATCGATGAAGCCATCCGTACTTTAGAGCCTAACTTATTACTTAATTATCAGATCTATTCAGGGATTACTTTAGGAAGAAAATACGGGAGGATAGAATATGAACCTTCTGTGTTTTACCAAATGTTTAGCTCGGATAAACGATCTAGTACCGATGTGAACTTTAAAGTTAGAGCCTATAACAGAAAAGAAGATTACATTTGGGGTGGTGTGTCGTACCGCTTCTTAAACGATCAGTTTTTAAATCCGCTTAGTATCGGACCCATGGCAGGTTTTCAAAAAGGGATGTTTTACTTTGGATATGCCTATCAAGTAACTACAAATGATATTGGCGCATACAACTCCGGAACGCACTTAGTAACTATAGGTTTAAACTTCTTGCAAGGTATTAGTAACTGTCCGTGTACACAAAGCCCGATTCATTATTAA
- a CDS encoding DUF2752 domain-containing protein has product MEEYMLPCLNKKYLGFECLGCGIQRALALLLQGEFIAAFKMYPAIYTLLLLFGLIAIHAVKNIKFGNKIITVLAIINGLIIVTSFIIKTFLTN; this is encoded by the coding sequence ATGGAAGAATACATGCTACCTTGTTTAAATAAAAAGTATTTAGGATTTGAATGCTTGGGTTGTGGTATTCAAAGGGCGCTTGCACTGCTTTTACAAGGTGAATTTATAGCAGCTTTTAAAATGTACCCCGCTATATACACTTTGTTGCTTCTTTTTGGGCTTATTGCCATTCATGCCGTAAAAAACATCAAATTTGGAAATAAAATCATTACGGTTTTAGCCATCATTAATGGTTTGATAATCGTTACCAGTTTTATTATAAAAACCTTTTTAACCAATTAA
- a CDS encoding CCC motif membrane protein, which translates to MEQQKLPNSTLILVFGILSIPFCCCYGIISITLGIVAIVLASKASKLYAENPELYTGYQNVKVGKILAIIGIVLGVLYIAFIVTLISMFGWETLQDQELLQERIQDLVQP; encoded by the coding sequence ATGGAACAACAAAAACTCCCCAATTCAACCCTTATTTTAGTATTTGGAATACTATCGATCCCTTTTTGCTGCTGTTACGGCATTATTAGTATAACCCTTGGCATTGTAGCCATCGTATTAGCTAGCAAAGCATCAAAATTATATGCCGAAAACCCTGAGCTTTACACTGGATATCAAAATGTTAAAGTTGGAAAGATATTAGCAATCATTGGTATTGTACTAGGGGTGTTATATATCGCTTTTATTGTAACGTTGATATCTATGTTTGGATGGGAAACTTTACAAGACCAAGAATTGCTACAAGAAAGAATTCAAGATCTTGTGCAACCATAA
- a CDS encoding M23 family metallopeptidase gives MRIILFLVFFISFLSQGQSNYPQDYFSAPLDIPIVLSGTFAELRSNHFHSGMDIKTQNRTGLHVLASANGYVSRIKVSHWGYGKALYITHPNGYTTVYGHLSKFAPEIEAYIKKRQYEQESYEIEDFPKAGVLNVTQGSLIAYSGNTGGSGGPHLHFEIRDKEERPMNPMLFGIDSPDSKNPVIKSIYVFPLDDTSFINGKNSKQKLLLAPLKGGDYTTENIDAIGHIGFGIETIDRLDLAPNSNGVYNIQSFVNGTQNYELDFKRFSFSETKYINQLIDYETYTTSKKRIQKLFKINNPLSIIKPLVNDGIVKVQDQMSMVYKIRVSDFKSNSSWVTIHINGKTDSLAQAEAPIVTPYFINANQTTNLKEGRVSVDFYKDTFYEDFYMDFEVKNDTVKLHEDTKATKKNFKITFDVSHYKEADRSKLYIAQLIGHNQKPSYTSTKHEGNFLVGNAKNLGIYTIASDTVAPTIKPVNFKNEQWISNHSELKIKISDDASGISKYRATINGKWILMEYEYKNNTLTYHFSDDIISETKNNLKLIVTDNVGNNSTFEALFYRK, from the coding sequence ATGCGAATCATACTATTTTTAGTTTTTTTTATTTCATTTCTCTCTCAAGGCCAATCGAATTATCCTCAGGATTATTTTAGTGCCCCTTTAGATATCCCTATTGTCCTTTCTGGAACTTTTGCCGAATTACGTTCAAACCATTTCCATTCTGGTATGGACATCAAGACTCAAAACCGCACAGGATTACATGTTCTGGCTTCCGCCAATGGCTACGTAAGTCGGATTAAAGTATCGCATTGGGGTTACGGAAAAGCTTTATACATTACCCACCCAAATGGTTATACCACGGTTTATGGTCATCTTTCAAAATTTGCTCCCGAAATAGAGGCTTATATCAAAAAACGTCAATATGAACAGGAGTCATATGAAATTGAAGATTTTCCTAAGGCCGGTGTTTTAAATGTAACACAAGGCAGCCTAATAGCTTACAGTGGGAATACCGGGGGCTCAGGAGGTCCACATTTGCATTTTGAAATTCGCGATAAAGAAGAACGCCCCATGAACCCCATGCTTTTTGGAATTGATTCACCAGATTCCAAAAACCCAGTGATCAAGTCCATTTATGTTTTCCCATTAGACGATACATCTTTTATTAATGGTAAAAATAGCAAACAAAAATTATTATTAGCACCCCTAAAAGGTGGCGATTATACCACCGAAAACATTGACGCTATAGGGCATATTGGTTTTGGAATTGAAACCATAGACCGTTTGGATCTGGCCCCTAACTCAAATGGCGTTTACAACATCCAATCGTTTGTAAATGGCACACAAAACTATGAACTTGATTTTAAACGTTTTTCATTTAGTGAAACCAAATACATCAATCAGCTCATCGATTACGAAACCTATACCACGTCTAAAAAACGCATTCAAAAATTATTTAAGATTAATAATCCGCTTAGTATTATTAAGCCTCTTGTTAACGATGGTATCGTAAAAGTTCAGGACCAAATGAGCATGGTTTATAAAATTCGCGTTTCCGATTTTAAAAGCAATTCATCTTGGGTAACCATACATATTAACGGTAAAACGGACAGTCTTGCTCAAGCAGAAGCGCCTATAGTAACGCCTTATTTTATAAATGCGAATCAAACAACCAATTTAAAAGAAGGACGGGTTTCAGTCGATTTTTATAAAGACACGTTTTACGAAGACTTTTATATGGATTTTGAAGTTAAAAATGATACCGTTAAACTTCATGAAGACACTAAAGCCACCAAAAAGAATTTTAAAATCACATTTGATGTTAGTCATTATAAAGAAGCAGACAGAAGTAAGTTATACATCGCTCAACTTATTGGACACAACCAGAAACCCAGCTATACCTCAACAAAACATGAAGGTAACTTTTTAGTTGGAAACGCTAAAAACCTAGGTATTTATACTATTGCATCAGATACTGTTGCCCCTACTATAAAGCCTGTTAATTTTAAAAATGAGCAATGGATTAGCAACCATAGTGAATTAAAAATTAAAATTTCGGATGATGCTTCTGGCATTTCAAAATACCGAGCTACCATTAATGGCAAATGGATTTTAATGGAATATGAATATAAAAACAACACGTTAACTTACCATTTTAGTGATGATATCATTTCTGAAACTAAAAACAATTTAAAGCTTATTGTAACCGATAATGTGGGAAATAATTCTACTTTTGAAGCGTTATTTTACAGAAAATAA
- a CDS encoding site-specific tyrosine recombinase gives MTWQQALKDYQLYLTIERGLSKNSIDNYALDVKKLMTYLDANALSISPITINSDTIQQFIYESAKHINERSQSRLISGLRSFFSYLIFEDYIKINPLELIESPKIGRKLPDTLSEDEIDAIIKAIDLSKPEGERNRAMLETLYGCGLRVSELINLKLSDLFFEEGFIKVTGKGDKQRFVPIVAITQKYINIYRKEIRTHLNIQAGFEDTLFLNRRGKQLTRAMVFTIIKQLVEKIGLKKTVSPHTFRHSFATHLLQNNANLRSIQLMLGHESITTTEIYVHLDRSHLTEVVEKYHPRK, from the coding sequence ATGACGTGGCAACAAGCACTTAAAGATTATCAGTTATATCTCACCATCGAGCGCGGGTTATCGAAAAACTCTATAGACAACTACGCCTTAGATGTAAAGAAACTCATGACTTATTTAGATGCAAATGCACTGTCTATATCTCCAATCACGATAAATTCTGATACCATACAACAATTTATATACGAATCAGCAAAACACATTAATGAGCGTTCACAATCACGATTAATTTCAGGTTTACGCAGCTTTTTCAGTTATTTAATTTTTGAAGATTATATCAAAATCAATCCCTTAGAGCTTATTGAAAGTCCGAAAATAGGGAGAAAACTTCCAGATACCTTATCCGAAGATGAAATTGACGCTATTATAAAAGCCATTGATTTAAGTAAACCTGAAGGGGAACGCAATCGCGCTATGCTAGAAACTTTATACGGTTGTGGTTTAAGGGTAAGTGAATTAATCAACTTAAAACTATCCGATTTGTTTTTTGAAGAAGGTTTCATCAAGGTGACAGGTAAAGGCGACAAACAACGGTTTGTTCCAATTGTTGCTATCACTCAAAAGTATATAAATATATATAGAAAAGAAATTAGAACCCACTTAAACATTCAGGCAGGCTTTGAAGACACTCTGTTTTTAAACCGCCGAGGCAAGCAATTAACACGAGCCATGGTTTTTACCATTATAAAGCAATTGGTTGAAAAAATTGGACTAAAAAAAACGGTTTCACCGCATACCTTTAGACATTCATTTGCCACCCATCTATTGCAAAACAACGCCAATTTAAGATCGATTCAATTGATGTTGGGACATGAGAGCATTACCACTACCGAAATTTATGTGCATTTAGACAGAAGTCATTTAACCGAAGTGGTTGAAAAATACCATCCCAGGAAATAG
- a CDS encoding TonB-dependent receptor: protein MKAKTLLTSILFFVLIYVSAAQTATIKGVILDDQNLPVEKVNIKYLNQGTVSNENGFYTLTIPANRDIKVVFTHVAFKNIESVFNLKNGETYEFNPIMNASVEQIATVIINSGERKAVEGITTLDPEAIRKIPGANAGVENLLLTLPGVSNNNELSTQYSVRGGNFDENLVYVNDIEVYRPFLIRSGQQEGLSFVNTNMVKNVDFSAGGFQAKYGDKLSSVLDITYKTPYQFEANADVSLLGASVSVENMSKDSKFSAIVGARYRDNSLLVNAKETETNFRPAFGDIQGFFTYKFSDKFHLSFLGNASLNKYSYEPQTRQTNFGTLADPMALLVFYEGQEKDQYQTLFGAFKGSYLANDDLTLHLIASMYNTQEQEHFDILAQYRLGVVNANIGDENLGEVEYSEGIGGQLTHGRNDLDALITNIEHKGNFKLEDHRFDWSLKYTNEDIRDRLVEWEVIDSTGFSIRPPKTPSNQQPYEPYTGPLEPFQNVRAFNHTQINRIQAYAQWSKRDNIGSSDVWYNAGVRMHNWTVSGDGIASSNQTVFSPRGQFSIKPDWKKDMLFRVATGLYYQPPFYRELRDMNGEVQPDVKAQKSIHLVIGNDYSFKMWNRPFKLTSEVYYKKLTDVNPYTLENVRIRYRANNSAEAYAYGLDMRLNGEFVPGTESWFSFGFLKTEENINNRGYIARPTDQRLKFAALFQDYVPNVPSLKMYLNLVYNTGLPGGSPSYADPYEYQLRLPDYKRADLGVQYVLVDRNKQFEKGWRKAFKELSFGIEIFNIFDVQNSITNTWVRDVNSKRQIAIPNYLTPRVFNVRTTMKF from the coding sequence TTGAAAGCTAAAACTTTACTAACCTCCATCCTATTTTTCGTCTTAATCTATGTTAGTGCTGCCCAAACAGCTACTATTAAAGGTGTTATTCTAGATGATCAAAATTTACCTGTGGAAAAGGTGAATATCAAATATCTTAACCAAGGAACCGTAAGCAATGAAAACGGATTTTACACACTTACTATTCCTGCTAATCGGGACATCAAAGTTGTATTTACGCATGTTGCCTTTAAAAATATTGAAAGTGTTTTCAATTTGAAAAATGGTGAAACTTACGAGTTTAATCCGATTATGAATGCTTCCGTAGAGCAAATTGCAACGGTTATCATTAATAGCGGAGAAAGAAAGGCCGTTGAAGGGATTACCACTTTAGATCCTGAAGCCATTAGAAAAATTCCTGGAGCTAATGCCGGTGTAGAAAACTTATTGCTAACCCTACCAGGTGTTAGTAACAATAATGAGTTAAGTACGCAATACTCGGTTCGTGGTGGTAATTTTGATGAAAATTTAGTGTATGTTAATGATATTGAAGTCTATCGTCCTTTTTTAATCCGTTCGGGACAACAAGAAGGCTTAAGCTTTGTAAACACCAATATGGTAAAGAATGTTGATTTCTCTGCTGGTGGTTTTCAGGCCAAGTATGGCGACAAATTATCATCGGTTCTTGACATTACCTATAAAACACCTTATCAATTTGAAGCAAATGCCGATGTGAGTTTGCTAGGCGCTAGTGTTTCTGTTGAAAACATGAGTAAGGACTCCAAGTTTTCTGCCATTGTAGGCGCTAGGTACCGCGATAATAGTTTATTGGTAAATGCTAAAGAAACCGAAACTAATTTCAGACCTGCTTTTGGTGATATTCAAGGGTTTTTTACCTATAAATTTTCAGATAAATTTCATTTGAGTTTTCTTGGAAACGCTTCCTTAAACAAATATAGTTACGAACCACAAACACGACAAACCAACTTTGGTACCTTAGCCGACCCCATGGCTTTATTAGTCTTTTATGAAGGGCAGGAAAAAGATCAATACCAAACCTTATTTGGCGCTTTTAAGGGCAGTTATCTTGCAAACGACGATTTAACTTTACATCTTATCGCCTCCATGTATAATACCCAGGAGCAGGAACACTTTGATATTTTAGCGCAGTACCGATTGGGTGTCGTTAATGCCAATATAGGTGATGAAAACTTAGGTGAAGTAGAGTATAGTGAAGGCATTGGCGGACAATTAACCCATGGAAGAAACGATTTGGACGCGCTTATAACCAATATTGAACATAAAGGAAACTTTAAGCTTGAAGACCATCGTTTCGATTGGTCGTTGAAATACACCAATGAAGATATTCGCGACCGCTTGGTTGAGTGGGAAGTTATTGATTCTACAGGATTTTCAATTCGCCCACCTAAAACACCCTCTAACCAGCAACCTTACGAACCATATACAGGGCCGTTAGAACCTTTTCAAAACGTTAGAGCCTTTAATCACACTCAAATTAACAGAATTCAAGCCTATGCCCAATGGAGTAAGCGTGATAATATAGGATCTAGCGACGTGTGGTACAATGCTGGTGTTCGTATGCACAATTGGACGGTTAGCGGCGATGGCATTGCCTCATCCAATCAAACAGTTTTTAGTCCGAGGGGCCAGTTTTCCATAAAACCAGATTGGAAAAAAGACATGCTTTTTAGAGTAGCCACAGGTTTGTATTATCAACCTCCCTTCTACCGAGAGCTTCGTGATATGAATGGAGAGGTACAACCCGATGTAAAAGCTCAAAAATCAATTCATTTGGTTATAGGAAATGATTACAGTTTTAAAATGTGGAATCGCCCTTTTAAACTGACTTCCGAAGTTTATTATAAAAAACTTACCGATGTCAACCCGTATACCCTTGAAAATGTCCGCATCAGATACCGCGCAAACAACAGTGCTGAAGCTTATGCCTATGGTTTGGATATGCGCTTAAACGGGGAGTTTGTTCCTGGAACGGAGTCTTGGTTCAGCTTCGGATTTTTAAAAACAGAAGAAAATATTAACAACCGTGGCTACATTGCTAGACCTACCGATCAGCGTTTAAAATTTGCTGCCTTATTTCAAGACTATGTACCTAATGTACCAAGCTTGAAAATGTATTTAAATTTGGTATATAACACTGGACTTCCTGGTGGTTCACCAAGTTACGCCGATCCTTACGAATACCAATTACGCTTACCTGATTATAAACGAGCAGATTTAGGGGTACAATACGTCCTTGTAGACCGTAATAAACAATTTGAAAAAGGATGGCGAAAAGCTTTCAAAGAATTGTCTTTTGGTATAGAAATCTTTAACATTTTCGATGTACAGAACTCCATAACCAATACCTGGGTTAGAGATGTTAACAGTAAACGACAAATTGCCATCCCTAATTATTTAACACCACGCGTGTTTAATGTTAGAACAACCATGAAATTTTAA
- a CDS encoding cell division protein ZapA has translation MSEKLKIKLSIANRVYPLTIDASQEEGLRKAAKSIENMIKQFEQSYSVRDKQDVLAMCALQFANQVEQKSMDKANVSEHVEEKLKALDSLLESYV, from the coding sequence ATGTCTGAAAAGCTTAAAATAAAGCTGTCTATAGCAAATCGAGTATATCCTTTAACGATTGATGCAAGTCAAGAGGAAGGTTTACGAAAAGCCGCTAAAAGCATTGAAAACATGATAAAACAATTTGAGCAAAGTTATTCTGTTCGAGATAAGCAAGATGTTTTAGCCATGTGTGCTTTGCAATTTGCAAATCAAGTGGAACAGAAATCTATGGATAAAGCAAATGTGTCTGAACATGTTGAAGAGAAGCTAAAAGCTTTAGACAGCTTGTTAGAATCTTATGTATAG
- a CDS encoding cysteine desulfurase family protein, which translates to MVQVYFDNAATTPLRDDVIKRIAEVMKSQFGNPSSSHSFGRLSKSLVEKSRKTVAKCLNVSAGEIIFTSGGTEANNFILKSAVKDLGVNHIITSRIEHHAVLNTVQQLELDKAIKVSYVNLDANGEVDFNHLEALLQTDAKSLVSLMHINNEIGNILDLKRVSELCKAHQALLHTDAVQSIGHYKLDLEAIAIDFLTASAHKFHGPKGLGFAFIRKNSGIQPLIVGGEQERGLRAGTENVPSIVGLETALILAHDNFETEFQFLKALKGYFIEKLTSEIPNIAFNGHSKDLEKSSPTLLSVRLPMPEDKAAMILFQLDLKGVACSRGSACQSGSSKKSHVLEAILNDEDLQKPSLRFSLSVFNTKEEVDYVVNVLKDLVNV; encoded by the coding sequence ATGGTACAGGTTTATTTTGATAATGCAGCAACAACGCCTCTTAGAGATGATGTTATTAAGCGAATAGCTGAAGTTATGAAAAGTCAATTTGGTAATCCATCTTCATCACACAGCTTTGGCCGCTTATCAAAATCTTTAGTGGAAAAATCGAGAAAAACCGTAGCCAAATGCCTAAATGTATCGGCTGGTGAAATTATTTTTACTTCCGGTGGTACCGAAGCCAACAACTTTATTTTAAAAAGCGCCGTTAAGGATTTGGGCGTAAATCATATAATTACGTCTCGTATAGAGCATCATGCCGTTTTAAATACCGTTCAACAACTTGAATTAGATAAGGCTATTAAAGTGAGCTATGTGAATTTGGATGCCAACGGTGAAGTTGATTTTAATCATTTAGAGGCCTTACTCCAAACGGACGCTAAATCCTTAGTGAGTTTGATGCATATTAATAATGAAATTGGAAATATTCTAGATTTAAAACGTGTTTCAGAACTGTGTAAAGCGCACCAAGCTTTATTACATACCGATGCGGTTCAATCTATTGGGCATTATAAATTGGACTTAGAGGCTATTGCCATAGATTTTCTAACAGCTTCTGCTCATAAATTTCATGGCCCTAAAGGTTTAGGATTCGCTTTTATTAGGAAAAACTCAGGAATACAACCTCTTATTGTAGGCGGAGAGCAGGAGCGTGGCCTTCGAGCGGGAACAGAAAATGTACCCAGTATCGTAGGTTTAGAAACCGCGTTAATTCTGGCTCATGATAATTTTGAAACAGAATTTCAATTTCTAAAAGCTTTGAAGGGGTATTTCATAGAAAAACTAACCAGCGAAATTCCAAATATCGCCTTTAATGGACATTCCAAGGATTTAGAAAAAAGTAGTCCTACCTTATTGAGTGTGCGTTTGCCAATGCCAGAAGATAAAGCGGCTATGATTTTGTTTCAACTGGATTTAAAAGGTGTAGCCTGTTCTCGAGGTAGTGCTTGCCAAAGTGGAAGCTCTAAAAAATCCCATGTCTTAGAAGCAATATTAAATGATGAAGACCTGCAAAAACCATCACTACGCTTTTCTTTAAGTGTATTTAATACTAAAGAAGAAGTAGATTACGTCGTGAATGTTTTAAAGGACTTAGTGAACGTTTAA